One segment of Streptomyces sp. NBC_01463 DNA contains the following:
- a CDS encoding ABC transporter permease has product MSQAELAPAAAAAPVRRNPLWTLGILWSELTTTLRRWRTLALLGVLAAVPVLIGIAVRIETSDGSSAGPGEGGAGPAFLSQVTNNGLFLVFAALAATLPVFLPMAVGVVAGDSIAGEANAGTLRYLLVAPAGRTRLLLAKYATTLAFCLIATLVVAASALAVGALLFPVGEVTTISGTRIGFGEGLLRAVFVAVAVAASLIGFAALGLFVSTLTNSGIAAMAATVGVLITVQILDTIPQLSGIHPYLFPHYWLSFADLLREPVYWDGLLKNLGLQGLYAAVFGTAAWARFTAKDITA; this is encoded by the coding sequence ATGTCGCAGGCTGAACTCGCACCCGCCGCGGCCGCCGCTCCGGTCCGCCGCAACCCGCTGTGGACCCTCGGCATCCTGTGGTCCGAACTGACCACCACCCTGCGCCGTTGGCGCACCCTCGCCCTGCTCGGGGTGCTGGCCGCCGTCCCCGTGCTGATCGGGATCGCGGTGCGCATCGAGACGTCCGACGGCTCGTCGGCCGGACCCGGCGAGGGCGGGGCCGGACCCGCTTTCCTCTCCCAGGTGACCAACAACGGTCTCTTCCTGGTCTTCGCCGCCCTCGCCGCCACGCTCCCCGTCTTCCTCCCGATGGCCGTGGGCGTCGTCGCGGGCGACTCGATCGCGGGCGAGGCCAACGCGGGAACGCTGCGCTACCTGCTGGTCGCACCGGCGGGCCGGACCCGGCTGCTGCTCGCCAAGTACGCGACCACGCTGGCCTTCTGCCTGATCGCGACCCTGGTCGTGGCGGCCTCGGCGCTGGCCGTGGGCGCGCTGCTGTTCCCCGTCGGGGAGGTCACGACGATCTCCGGGACCCGGATCGGCTTCGGCGAGGGGCTGCTGCGGGCGGTGTTCGTCGCGGTGGCGGTCGCCGCGTCACTGATCGGCTTCGCGGCGCTCGGACTCTTCGTGTCGACCCTCACCAACAGCGGCATCGCGGCCATGGCGGCGACGGTCGGGGTGCTGATCACGGTGCAGATCCTGGACACCATTCCGCAGCTGAGCGGGATCCACCCGTATCTCTTCCCGCACTACTGGCTGTCCTTCGCCGACCTGCTGCGCGAACCCGTCTACTGGGACGGCCTGCTGAAGAACCTGGGACTCCAGGGGCTGTACGCGGCGGTGTTCGGCACGGCGGCCTGGGCCCGGTTCACGGCGAAGGACATCACCGCCTGA
- a CDS encoding HAD family hydrolase: protein MPLPPAYAIVATDLDGTLLRRDDTVSPRSRAALALAAAAGARHLVVTGRPVPGVRELLAGLGYRGLAVCGQGTQLYDAGARRMVHAATLDREAADAAIGKIEAQVGPVFVAVDQDGTEGRTLIGPGYLMPHPTLPAHRTRHRDELWAAPIIKVLIRHPGLDDDTLAAAARAVVGDLATVTLSGPGTVELQPYGVDKGAGVALAAEHLGLDPATAIAFGDMPNDLPMFSSCGYGVAMANAHPLLRAAADEVTLSHEDDGVAVVLERVFR from the coding sequence ATGCCCCTCCCGCCCGCATATGCCATCGTCGCCACGGACCTGGACGGCACCCTGCTGCGCCGCGACGACACCGTCAGTCCCCGCTCCCGCGCCGCGCTCGCCCTGGCCGCGGCCGCCGGGGCCCGGCACCTCGTCGTCACCGGGCGGCCGGTGCCGGGTGTGCGGGAGCTGCTCGCGGGGCTGGGCTACCGGGGGCTCGCGGTCTGCGGACAGGGGACGCAGCTGTACGACGCCGGGGCGCGGCGGATGGTCCACGCGGCCACGCTGGACCGGGAGGCGGCGGACGCCGCCATCGGGAAGATAGAGGCCCAGGTCGGCCCGGTCTTCGTGGCGGTGGACCAGGACGGGACCGAGGGCCGCACCCTGATCGGGCCCGGGTATCTGATGCCGCACCCGACCCTGCCCGCGCACCGCACACGGCACCGGGACGAGCTGTGGGCGGCCCCGATCATCAAGGTCCTCATCCGCCACCCCGGCCTCGACGACGACACCCTGGCGGCCGCGGCCCGGGCGGTCGTCGGCGATCTGGCCACCGTCACACTGTCCGGTCCCGGCACGGTCGAGCTCCAGCCGTACGGGGTCGACAAGGGCGCCGGGGTCGCGCTCGCCGCGGAACACCTGGGGCTGGACCCGGCGACGGCGATCGCCTTCGGGGACATGCCCAACGACCTTCCGATGTTCAGCAGTTGCGGGTACGGGGTGGCGATGGCCAACGCCCATCCGCTCCTGCGGGCCGCGGCCGACGAGGTGACGCTGTCCCACGAGGACGACGGGGTCGCGGTGGTGCTCGAACGGGTCTTCCGCTGA
- a CDS encoding ABC transporter ATP-binding protein: MTGADTVPVIETQGLTKRYRGGQLAVDGLDLTVPGGSVFGFLGPNGSGKTTTIRMLMGLIEPTSGTASVLGRPMPGAARSVLPQVGALIEGPALYGFLSGRDNLVRYDRADPTADPHTRNTRVGDALERVGLAAAAGKKARAYSLGMKQRLGLAAALLRPRRLLVLDEPTNGLDPQGMREIRALVRELAAEGTTVFLSSHLLDEIEQICTHAAVMARGRLLTQGSVADLAAGTRGRLAVTTPDPADAARVLKEHGIGGVTVDGDRVRADAPPGSVELSDLNAALVHDGVRVRSFGVERASLEDAFVALTGEGFDVAG, translated from the coding sequence ATGACAGGGGCGGACACCGTGCCCGTGATCGAGACGCAGGGGCTCACCAAGCGGTACCGGGGCGGCCAGCTCGCCGTCGACGGGCTCGACCTCACCGTCCCGGGCGGCAGCGTCTTCGGCTTCCTCGGGCCCAACGGCTCCGGGAAGACCACCACCATCCGGATGCTGATGGGCCTGATCGAGCCGACATCCGGTACCGCGAGCGTCCTGGGCCGCCCCATGCCCGGCGCGGCCCGCAGCGTGCTGCCGCAGGTCGGGGCGCTGATCGAGGGACCGGCGCTGTACGGGTTCCTGAGCGGCCGGGACAACCTCGTGCGCTACGACCGGGCCGACCCCACCGCCGATCCGCACACCCGGAACACCCGCGTCGGCGACGCCCTGGAGCGGGTCGGCCTGGCCGCCGCGGCAGGCAAGAAGGCCCGGGCGTACTCACTGGGCATGAAGCAGCGCCTCGGCCTCGCCGCCGCCCTCCTCCGGCCCCGCCGGCTGCTCGTCCTGGACGAGCCGACCAACGGCCTGGACCCGCAGGGCATGCGGGAGATCCGCGCCCTCGTCCGGGAACTGGCCGCCGAGGGCACCACGGTCTTCCTCTCCTCCCACCTCCTCGACGAGATCGAGCAGATCTGCACCCACGCGGCGGTGATGGCCCGGGGCCGGCTGCTCACGCAGGGGTCCGTCGCCGACCTCGCGGCGGGCACCCGGGGCCGGCTCGCCGTCACCACCCCCGACCCGGCCGACGCCGCCCGCGTCCTCAAGGAGCACGGGATCGGCGGCGTCACCGTCGACGGCGACCGGGTACGCGCGGACGCCCCGCCGGGCTCCGTGGAACTGTCCGACCTGAACGCGGCCCTGGTGCACGACGGCGTCCGGGTCCGGTCCTTCGGCGTCGAACGGGCCTCGCTGGAGGACGCGTTCGTCGCACTCACCGGAGAGGGATTCGATGTCGCAGGCTGA
- a CDS encoding DUF2092 domain-containing protein yields MAPNDSAETNGTVADGTRGSVANRRKAVRYIVPVAVAGVAAATIGLVPALASSGDPDLPEITAQELIEKIAASDTQQLSGTVKISTDLGIPSMGGLAGSLVPDGGGDRGGASADPQTKLTELASGTHTLRVAADGPDKQRVSILDQASEYSLIHNGDQVWAYDSKSNSVYHAEGEAGRDKEKAAPDGVPTTPKALAEQALKAADGTTSVTVGGTAQVAGRDAYRLVIKPEQSGSTIGSITVAVDAENGVPLKFTLQPSSGGKAAVDAGFTSVDFKKPDASSFAFTPPKGAKVTEADEAKEHGKAEAEKAKGDLGAFEGMNVIGEGWNSIAEIKTPGGAALPTKESGEVPAEAQQFLDALGDKVTGKFGSGTVFKTRLVNALMTDDGRVYVGAVTKDALVNAANKAG; encoded by the coding sequence ATGGCACCGAACGACAGCGCGGAGACCAACGGCACGGTCGCGGACGGGACCCGAGGATCCGTCGCGAACCGCCGCAAGGCGGTGCGTTACATCGTCCCGGTGGCGGTGGCCGGAGTGGCGGCCGCCACGATCGGGCTCGTCCCGGCGCTCGCCAGTTCCGGCGACCCGGACCTGCCGGAGATCACCGCCCAGGAGCTCATCGAGAAGATCGCCGCCTCGGACACGCAGCAGCTCTCCGGCACGGTGAAGATCAGCACGGACCTCGGCATCCCGTCCATGGGCGGACTGGCCGGCTCCCTCGTCCCGGACGGCGGAGGCGACCGGGGCGGCGCGAGCGCCGACCCGCAGACGAAGCTCACGGAGCTGGCGTCCGGCACCCACACCCTGCGGGTGGCCGCCGACGGCCCCGACAAGCAGCGGGTCTCGATCCTCGACCAGGCGTCCGAGTACAGCCTGATCCACAACGGGGACCAGGTCTGGGCGTACGACAGCAAGTCGAACAGCGTCTACCACGCCGAGGGCGAGGCCGGCCGGGACAAGGAGAAGGCCGCACCCGACGGCGTGCCCACCACCCCGAAGGCGCTCGCCGAGCAGGCGCTGAAGGCCGCCGACGGCACCACGTCCGTCACGGTCGGCGGCACCGCGCAGGTCGCCGGGCGCGACGCGTACCGGCTGGTCATCAAGCCGGAGCAGAGCGGCTCGACGATCGGTTCGATCACCGTCGCGGTGGACGCGGAGAACGGCGTGCCGCTCAAGTTCACCCTGCAGCCCAGCAGCGGCGGCAAGGCGGCGGTCGACGCCGGCTTCACCTCGGTCGACTTCAAGAAGCCCGACGCGTCCTCCTTCGCCTTCACCCCGCCCAAGGGCGCGAAGGTGACCGAGGCGGACGAGGCGAAGGAGCACGGGAAGGCGGAGGCCGAGAAGGCGAAGGGCGACCTCGGCGCCTTCGAGGGGATGAACGTGATCGGCGAGGGCTGGAACAGCATCGCCGAGATCAAGACCCCCGGCGGCGCGGCCCTCCCGACGAAGGAGTCGGGCGAGGTACCGGCCGAGGCGCAGCAGTTCCTGGACGCCCTCGGCGACAAGGTCACCGGGAAGTTCGGCTCGGGCACGGTCTTCAAGACCCGCCTGGTCAACGCCCTGATGACGGACGACGGCCGGGTGTACGTCGGCGCGGTCACCAAGGACGCGCTGGTGAACGCGGCGAACAAGGCCGGCTGA
- a CDS encoding TetR/AcrR family transcriptional regulator: MITSPSSLRRSESSRRATLEAALDLCTEKGYGRVTVEAIAARAGVSKKTIYRWWPSKSAVLLEAFTEKLVTATPFIDTGDIAGDLHTHVTGAVRVLSVPPFGPAYAGILSEVHHDDELAETVRTQLIEPRFEAAVGRLRSAQDQGQIPPGADLRLAVEMLYGPVYYRHVLRKPMQDPEAVAALVAHVLRSLGAVQS; encoded by the coding sequence ATGATCACATCGCCGAGTTCACTGCGCCGGAGCGAGAGCTCACGCAGGGCGACGCTGGAGGCCGCCCTCGATCTCTGTACGGAGAAGGGGTACGGCCGCGTCACCGTCGAGGCCATCGCGGCCCGGGCGGGTGTCAGCAAGAAGACGATCTACCGCTGGTGGCCGTCGAAGAGCGCGGTGCTGCTGGAGGCGTTCACGGAGAAACTGGTCACCGCCACCCCGTTCATCGACACCGGTGACATCGCAGGCGACCTGCACACCCATGTGACGGGCGCGGTCCGGGTGCTCTCCGTGCCGCCCTTCGGTCCCGCGTACGCGGGCATACTCTCCGAGGTCCACCACGACGACGAGCTGGCCGAAACGGTTCGCACCCAGCTCATCGAGCCCCGCTTCGAGGCGGCGGTCGGGCGGCTGCGCAGCGCCCAGGACCAGGGCCAGATCCCGCCGGGCGCCGATCTGCGGCTGGCGGTCGAGATGCTCTACGGGCCGGTCTACTACCGCCATGTACTGCGCAAGCCGATGCAGGACCCGGAGGCGGTCGCGGCCCTGGTCGCCCATGTGCTGCGCTCGCTGGGGGCCGTGCAGAGCTGA